A genome region from Primulina eburnea isolate SZY01 chromosome 9, ASM2296580v1, whole genome shotgun sequence includes the following:
- the LOC140840932 gene encoding uncharacterized protein: protein MEVISPSLTVPFIFDTPCVSFYNSVPSSPQSLSTTFFYSAPSSPIRPFAYCGQDFHGEDKCSPSSAIPFYWEEKPGTPKEEYFSSTEEGTDFEFYSSGNSGRCSLSADELFDGGKIRPLKPPPGLQHNQNKTSGSSKSPRSPTKMIVEAFSPRHRKKDFDPFAAALEEARKSNIQENNPTGSTHKGTRSLSPFRVSDMLSKQEPAKNHRSANSPKASLSSASSFSSLWHKKWKIKDLLLFRSASESWATDHDQMKKKNSFLKKSHDQDEFTESSFSSTASYESESSSRRSVPPISAHEFHHSVKRTVCEEMKKRRSLLPHRQKILGCLGFHRTVPEIHHNL from the coding sequence ATGGAAGTAATTTCTCCATCTCTAACTGTACCCTTCATCTTCGACACTCCCTGCGTTTCATTCTACAACAGCGTCCCTTCGAGCCCACAGAGCCTCAGTACCACCTTCTTCTACAGCGCACCCAGCAGCCCCATACGGCCCTTCGCCTACTGCGGCCAGGATTTCCACGGCGAAGACAAATGCTCTCCATCGTCGGCTATTCCGTTCTACTGGGAAGAAAAGCCTGGAACTCCTAAAGAAGAATACTTCAGCAGCACTGAGGAAGGTACAGATTTTGAGTTCTATTCCAGTGGAAATTCCGGTAGGTGTTCTTTATCGGCTGACGAGCTTTTTGATGGAGGAAAGATCAGACCATTAAAGCCGCCGCCTGGATTGCAGCACAACCAGAACAAGACATCGGGTTCTTCGAAATCACCTCGTTCCCCTACGAAAATGATCGTTGAAGCATTCTCCCCGCGCCACAGGAAGAAAGATTTCGACCCGTTTGCTGCAGCCTTGGAGGAGGCGCGAAAATCAAACATTCAAGAAAATAACCCCACAGGTTCCACGCATAAAGGGACAAGATCTCTATCCCCGTTTCGAGTTTCTGATATGTTATCCAAACAAGAACCAGCTAAGAATCATCGTTCTGCTAACTCTCCCAAGGCTTCACTCTCTTCTGCTTCGTCTTTCTCTTCACTCTGGCATAAAAAATGGAAAATCAAGGACttgttgctgttcagaagtgCATCAGAAAGCTGGGCCACAGATCACGATcagatgaagaagaaaaattcgTTCTTGAAGAAATCCCATGATCAAGATGAATTTACAGAATCAAGTTTCAGTTCAACTGCAAGTTATGAATCAGAATCGAGCAGCAGAAGATCAGTGCCGCCGATCTCAGCTCATGAATTTCATCACAGCGTAAAAAGGACCGTGTGCGAGGAAATGAAGAAGAGGAGGAGTTTGTTACCGCACAGACAAAAGATATTGGGTTGCTTGGGATTTCATCGAACTGTTCCTGAAATTCATCACAACCTGTAA